A region from the Hydra vulgaris chromosome 10, alternate assembly HydraT2T_AEP genome encodes:
- the LOC101237956 gene encoding 5-hydroxytryptamine receptor 1F → MNVTTYKIYKIACNGMLHFMPLRPSCAISIYISSSFLIALIPPTAILNVIAFAVILKTKKLHTPPNVLLASTALCDFLSAIISMPFWALVWLFALHEKHNCSIYVVAVFASHVLSYLSFLLVSFISIDRYLAIFKPFFYEEKIAPNPHYYARSVIALTLIVIVINGLSLLTPNKKLIEIVILLSLPPFILQSVYIHLKVLQKVNEVRKMISAFSIEQNGYSKKDKYMDAMALETSEQSSCTKLNEDSKNNQRKIRRMEKQVNIYHLTFILLVSVVMCYMPYISITIMLRIMPQLRYEEWTNTTYMWSYFITCIKSLANPLMYCFRSRMLREQIRKTSRKFKNARR, encoded by the coding sequence atgaacgTAACcacttataaaatttacaaaattgcGTGTAATGGAATGTTGCATTTTATGCCTTTACGTCCTTCGTGCGCAATCTCTATTTATATATCTTCGAGCTTTCTTATAGCTCTTATACCGCCTACAgctattttaaatgtaattgcATTTGCCGTTATATTAAAGACTAAAAAACTGCACACTCCACCAAATGTTTTGTTAGCAAGTACAGCTTTGTGTGACTTTCTAAGTGCAATAATAAGCATGCCTTTTTGGGCTTTGGTTTGGTTATTTGCGCTTCATGAGAAGCATAATTGTAGCATCTACGTAGTAGCAGTATTTGCATCCCATGTCTTATCGTACTTATCTTTTTTACTTGTGAGCTTTATTTCAATTGATCGTTATTTGgcaatatttaaaccatttttttacgAAGAAAAAATAGCACCCAATCCTCATTATTACGCCCGGTCAGTTATTGCATTAACgctaatagtaatagtaataaatggACTTAGTCTACTTACTCCCAACAAAAAGCTTATTGAAATTGTAATACTTTTATCGTTGCCCCCGTTTATACTTCAGAGCGTGTACATTCATTTAAAGGTTCTTCAAAAAGTAAACGAAGTGCGAAAAATGATTTCCGCTTTTTCTATTGAGCAAAATGGctattcaaaaaaagataaatatatggATGCTATGGCGTTAGAAACATCGGAACAAAGCAGCTGTACCAAGCTAAATGAAGATTCCAAAAATAATCAGAGAAAAATTAGACGAATGGAAAAGCAAGTAAATATATACCACCTCACTTTTATTTTGCTTGTATCAGTTGTAATGTGTTATATGCCCTATATATCGATAACTATAATGCTTAGAATAATGCCACAGCTTCGTTATGAAGAATGGACAAACACAACTTACATGTGGTCCTACTTTATCACTTGTATAAAATCGTTAGCTAATCCTTTAATGTACTGCTTTCGCTCACGAATGCTGAGAGAACAAATTAGAAAGACatcaagaaagtttaaaaatgcaagAAGATGA